The nucleotide sequence ACCGTGCCGTCGCGCGTGCCGATCAGGGCGATGCCGGAGACGATGTGCAGGGTCTGGCCCAGGACGTGCGAGTGCCAGTCGGTGCGCGCGCAGGGCGAGAAACGCACCAAGTTGGCGCGCATCCGCGAGGGCTCCTCGCCGGCGTGGATCACGTCGAACCAGACGTCGCCGGTGAACCAGTCGGCGGGCGCCTTGACGGTGGGCTGCTTCTTCAGGAATTCCAACACTGGGCTCCCTTGCTGTCCTGCTCCGGCCCACTCGTTCCTTGCCGAGGGCCGGACGCTCCCGGTCGTCGCCGAACGGAAATCTCCAATGACATCTGACATCGACCCTTCCCCCATCGCCCGCCGCGTGACAGGGCGGGCTGTGCCGGGGAGTGGCGTTCCGGGGTGTGACAGGGCCCCCCCACACATATGCCGCAGATGCCGCGCGGCCCGCAGACTGGAAGACATGAACAGCGAGCAGCAGAACGGCGGCGGCACCGAGCTGGGCCGCTTCCTGCGCGCCCGCCGGGCCCGGGTGACCCCGGAGGAAGCCGGTCTGACGGCCGGTTCCGGCCTGCGCCGTACCCCCGGGCTGCGCCGAGAGGAACTGGCCACCCTGGCCGGGATCAGCATCGACTACTACGTCCGTCTGGAGCGCGGCAAGGAGACCCGGCCCAGCGCGTCCGTGATCGATTCCCTCGCCCGAGCCCTCCTGCTGGAGGACGACGAGCACGAGCACCTGCGCAGTCTGGCCGCCCGCGCAGCCCGCCGGGCGCCCGAGCCGCCCACCGTGCCAAGCCGCACGGTCCGGCCCGGCGTGAAGCTGCTCCTGGAGAGCCTGCGCCCCCAGCCCGCGCACGTCGTCAGCCGCACCAACGACCTGCTCGCCGCCAACCCAGGGGGAATGCGACTCCTCCCCGGTATCGAGGACTGGCCGGCCAGGGAGCGCAACATCGCCTGTTACCTCTTCCTCCACCCCGCCTCGCGTGACCTGTTCCACGACTGGAACACCCAGGTCCGCGGCTGCGTAGCGCGGCTTCGAGCCCTGGCCGGCACCGATCCCGACGCCCCCGACCTCACCCGGCTCGCCGGTGAACTCCTCCTCAAGAGCCCGGAGTTCGCCCGCCTGTGGGAACGATACGACGTCAAGGGCCACTCCTACGGCCGTAAGACCTTCCATCACCCCGAGGTCGGCGACCTCACCCTCGGCTACCAGTCCATGGAACTGGAAGGTACCTCCGGCCACCGCATGGTGACGTACTACGCCGAGCCCGGCACCGCCGATCACGACGCGATGGTGCTGCTCGACCTGCTCGGGCAGGAGAAGCCCGCGAAGAGGACGCCGCCACGCGACGACCGGTCGGCGCCCGCGGACGCCGATCCCACCTCCCCCCTGTCCTGACCGTCCCGGCGGCCTTCAGCCCCGAACGCGAGCGGTCCTGTTGCCGTCGGCTCCCCTGAGCTCGTTCGCGCCCAATGGCAGCGGGGACTCCGGCGGCGCGAGGGAGGCGTCGGCCAGTCGGCCAGCCGGCGAGTCGCCGTACCGCCCGAGACCGGAATGGTCCGACGGCGCCCTTGCAGCCTTCGGCGAGGCGCCGGGGGCTTCCGCCCAGAGGAGTGAGCAACTCGTCGGGCTCGGCCAAGTCGGCCGCGTTCGATCGGCGGGTTCAGTCGGGCTGTACGGGGGAGTGGTGCTTCGGGCTGTGGCACGGCCCCCCACCCGCCGATACTCGTGGGGTGGGGGTGGGGGCAGCCGCGGCCCCTTGGGGGCCACGGCTGACCTTCGGCTACGAAGTGAACGGTGTGGAACCGTCCTCCGTGACGATGCTCCACAGATGGTCGGCGGTGCCGCTGTCGTCCCATTGAAGGGCCTGCGCTCCGGACGACTTGGACATCTGGTCGATGCCCAGGACCATGCCGCTGTTCTTGTTGACGAGCTTGGCGTAACCGCCGCCGGCGTCCACCACCGACCACAGGTGGTCAGCGGTGAGTGTGTCGCCCCACTGCAGCGCTGTCGCACCGGCGGTCTTGGAGGCGTCCTTGATGCCGAGCACCTGCCCGCTGTTGGTGTTGAAGATCTTGTAGTAGCCGTTCTCGGCCGGGACGATCTTCCACCAGTGGTTGTCGGTGTTGTTCCCGGTCTGTTGCTGTACGGCGCCTCCGGGCGCGATCGAGGAGCCGGAGACACCCAGCTCCAGGCTGCTGTTCTTGTTGGTGATCTTCACCCGTGGTGTCTCCGGGTACCAGGACTCCAGCTCGGTGACGCCGACGAACTTGCCCGCCTGCGGGGTGAACACGACTCGGAACTGGGAGGTAGTGATCGTCGGGAAGGTCACCTCGTTGGCGTTGTTGGCGGCCGGTGCGGCGGGGCTCTTCGTCTGGCTCGGGACGTTCACCCACGCGCCGTCCTTGAGATACTGGACGGTGTAGCTCGCCGGGACGCGGATGTTCGCACCGTCGTCGTACGTGTAGAACTTCACCTCGTTGATCTTGCGCGGCGCTCCGAAGTCGACGCCGAGGTGGTCGGTGGCGTTCGGTGAGCCGGAGTTGGTCCACCGGTCGTCGGGGATCTTGTCGTAGCGGATCCAGCCGTCCGTCGCCCGCAGCGGGGCGTCGAAGGTGGTGGGCTTGCAGGTCTGGCCGCTGTGGCAGTGCGGGCCGTTGGAGACGGTGTTGGTGTAGGAGGCGAAGGCCTTGGGGTAGGGCTGGGTGATGGTGCGGCCCAGCCAGTCCTGCTCGGCGGTGAGCGGGTTGGCCGCGACGTTCATCATCCGCGCGGGCTGTGCCGGGGTGATGGGGGCGGCCACGTTGACGGTGGTGTTGCCGACGGTCGAGGACTGATGGATGCGCTGGCCGTCCTGGAAGATCTGCAGGCCGCTGCCCTTGCCGTAGTGCGAGCCGTCCCGGTCCCAGCGGATCGAGAGGGTGTGCCCGTGGTAGG is from Streptomyces sp. NBC_01314 and encodes:
- a CDS encoding cupin domain-containing protein; amino-acid sequence: MEFLKKQPTVKAPADWFTGDVWFDVIHAGEEPSRMRANLVRFSPCARTDWHSHVLGQTLHIVSGIALIGTRDGTVVEAHAGDTVHTPPGEEHWHGATSDHFMTHLAMWEGAGDGSPETTWLEKVGDAEYNAPRSSTR
- a CDS encoding helix-turn-helix transcriptional regulator, translating into MNSEQQNGGGTELGRFLRARRARVTPEEAGLTAGSGLRRTPGLRREELATLAGISIDYYVRLERGKETRPSASVIDSLARALLLEDDEHEHLRSLAARAARRAPEPPTVPSRTVRPGVKLLLESLRPQPAHVVSRTNDLLAANPGGMRLLPGIEDWPARERNIACYLFLHPASRDLFHDWNTQVRGCVARLRALAGTDPDAPDLTRLAGELLLKSPEFARLWERYDVKGHSYGRKTFHHPEVGDLTLGYQSMELEGTSGHRMVTYYAEPGTADHDAMVLLDLLGQEKPAKRTPPRDDRSAPADADPTSPLS